The Festucalex cinctus isolate MCC-2025b chromosome 14, RoL_Fcin_1.0, whole genome shotgun sequence DNA window taatgaattaatttcttCATTAATttctgtgcgtgtttgtgtgagtgaaaagaaacgggaaaaaaaaacaggcggtgATACGGACTGCTCCTGTGCGCCTACCGATGATGTCACATACCGGAGCTTCGCTATAGTAtggtgacgtcatcagcaagaGCGCCAGCCACCAAACGAAGGACCCCAAAACAACAAGCGTAAACAGAAGCGTGCCGCTCAAGGTTAgatgatgtgtatttatttataagcacctcgatttcacgattaTGCTCATTTTCACATCGTGGCACTTTCAATGgacgaattaattcgatttatcgcccagccctacccaGAGTCTAAATGTACCATCTAGTTTTGCTGGTATAAAATCGTAGGCCACCCAATTTAGCATTCTTACATTCCTTTCAAATTTCTGATCTTTAAATTTCTTTTGCTAGATGTGCAGAGGGAGGCTAGTGCACTTAGGGATCATGTCCATGTATGTCTTATTGAGAGTCTTGTCCCCCAATAAAGACTGTAGAGGCACATCTGTTTGACTTTGCTCTTTGTCTTTCCATTCAGAGCTACACCAACACACCAGATAGTGTAATTGTGCAGCTTTATAGTAAGAATCCAGGCATGGCAAAGCCAGACCACCTTTATCTTTAGGCAGTTGTCATGTTTGGagttagtttttaattagttttcagggtggttctgttagtttttattagttttagttctttaataaatgcttagttttagtttaattagtttcagtattagttttaggtttgtttttgttttttttaaatgtttattacctatgcgcaatatttaaaaaacaccatgggagcgacgtcatcttttggtgcttttctattggctgctgctagatgacgtcacttctgtgtgacatactttcaatcgtcattattccggtttatatcaaaataaatctactaaaaatcacatttaaaatcatccccaaaggctcatgcattaaattaattaccaaagactaaaacgaaggacgtttgctataattatagttttagttagtttcataaacataaattgtagtttgttagttttcgttttttatatagcattttggtttttattttatttccttaacaaaattgttttgtttgaattttagtttgggttttttcattagttttagttaattaaaacctggcaccagtttttcgataccctcccttcttactttgaccatctccaaaaatgtttgttttgtttattttatttgaagtgagtcaaatgccatttttagcatatgtcgtgtgccactgaaaaatggacgggggggtgcaaatggcccccgggccgtagtttggacacccctgtcatAGCTGAATTAAAATGATTTACTACGATGATTTAATACAAATAGCAACTGGcttcctcatttaaaaaaaaaaaaagtaagcatTGGTCGTAAATCAATTCTGTTTTTGACACACTCTAAGTCATATTTAACCAATTGAGTTAGTTAATCTGCTGTACTTTGGGCTCATTGAAAATCAGTATGATTGtgagttttgtttgtgttgcagGTGAGAAACCATTCCAATGTGAGTTTTGTGAGCGACGCTTTGCCAACAGCAGTGACCGTAAGAAGCATTCACAAGTCCACAGTTCTTCAAAACCTTATGACTGCAAGGCTCTGGGCTGCACCAAATCATATACACATCCAAGCTCTTTACGCAAGCATATGAAAGTTCACATCAAATCATCACCTACCTCAGAACCCTTTGACCTATATGACTCCACCCATCAACACCGACCTCAGTATCTTCTTGAACCACTTGACCTTAAAATGAACCACCTGTCACCATCATTCAGCAATAAAAACACCAATTTTGACTTTGATTACACTACATCTCCACTGGCGATGCCTTTGGACCTATCTCTATCGGGACTAAAGACTGAGCTGGCCCAGCAGCATCAGAAACAGACGCGCAGGTGTCCAGGAAGAAGCCAGCTGTCAGTCACTCCAGCCATACCCGAGTTGCCTAACATTAAGGAGTGGTATGTCTGTACCAGAACTACAACACCAAACTTTCCTCTTCCTCACCCAGATAACATCAAAACGGAACGAAGTGACGAAGAAGATTATGTCACGTAGTACGGTGGGATGCATGGTTTAGGTTAAAAACGATCCAAGTATTGTCAAACTCCGAACAGAGGatttgtacagtttttttttttttttttttaattcctcaaGACACTACAAGCTAGGCTTTGAAAAATAACAGGACTGTTGTTATTAAT harbors:
- the LOC144000913 gene encoding uncharacterized protein LOC144000913; amino-acid sequence: MKRVSVVTRHNGLVAPLGNNNSGASSIISLPQRRAVNISASTDKCRSERNECLLNTNRSPAIKSELVCKWTCRISSRQRFERTDPFVCNQSFSSMHDLVDHVTAEHVATGLDNLSHVCMWNGCAREGKAFKAKYKLINHIRVHTGEKPFLCAFPNCGKMFARSENLKIHTRTHTGEKPFQCEFCERRFANSSDRKKHSQVHSSSKPYDCKALGCTKSYTHPSSLRKHMKVHIKSSPTSEPFDLYDSTHQHRPQYLLEPLDLKMNHLSPSFSNKNTNFDFDYTTSPLAMPLDLSLSGLKTELAQQHQKQTRRCPGRSQLSVTPAIPELPNIKEWYVCTRTTTPNFPLPHPDNIKTERSDEEDYVT